Genomic segment of Ralstonia pickettii:
AGGCCTGCGTAACGCGGGTTGCCGAAAGCGTCGTTGTCGGCGCCGGGCTCCAGTGCGGGCGGCGGCGTGTCGTAGCTGCGGCGCCAGACGAGGACTTGCTCGTCGCCATATTGCGCGGCGGTTTCGGCCTTGTTCAGGCCCGACAGCGCGCCGTAGTGGCGCTCGTTCAGCCGCCATTCGTTGCGGGTCGGGATCCACATCAGGTCCATTTCATCCTGCACATGCCAGAGCGTGCGGATCGCACGCTTGAGCACCGAGGTGTAGGCCAGATCGAAGGTGAAGCCGGCTTCGCGCAGCAGTTTGCCGCCTTGGCGGGCCTGGGCGACGCCCGTGTCGGTCAGGTCGACGTCGACCCAGCCGGTGAAGCGATTCTCCAGATTCCACGTCGATTCGCCGTGGCGGATGAGGACGAGCTTATGCATGACTGCCATGATGAGAAGTGAGAAAACCTGCGCGCGGCTTGCTGGCGACGTGTCGTACGTCATCGTGCGGCCGCCGAAGCGCGCTATTTTATAATGC
This window contains:
- the gpmA gene encoding 2,3-diphosphoglycerate-dependent phosphoglycerate mutase, which produces MHKLVLIRHGESTWNLENRFTGWVDVDLTDTGVAQARQGGKLLREAGFTFDLAYTSVLKRAIRTLWHVQDEMDLMWIPTRNEWRLNERHYGALSGLNKAETAAQYGDEQVLVWRRSYDTPPPALEPGADNDAFGNPRYAGLTREQVPLTECLKDTVARVMPLWEESIAPAIKSGKRVVIAAHGNSIRALVKYLDGISDADIVGLNIPNGTPLVYELDANLKPIRHYYLGDQEAIAASLAAVASQGKSK